A genomic segment from Myxocyprinus asiaticus isolate MX2 ecotype Aquarium Trade chromosome 36, UBuf_Myxa_2, whole genome shotgun sequence encodes:
- the LOC127427472 gene encoding zinc finger protein 518A-like, with protein MEVDLTSSDDPPKSHDQGQDDDTSLDHLTLPLELAHQLSETASCNENCDQDEAPPEESGTDNLNTHGKASGKSPCKTLQGAIFSGKILSFCCSECKDDTTYSPNDLLKHFQGVHKGTLPTYPCDLCSFVTNEFSALQRHRIGHRNTLVTCEICNDGVQYSLLLLTRHFTACHSHNGHFRCKKCEFSTRDAGTFVQHIHHHNELNQKCVKCPLVSPTQGELQRHNLVHSGIFPFSCQICGYSAARREYLNKHLTVAHSEEVDRTIKRKAIEDNTGVNSPGLKLLLKKSPPVGGSREMQWMSKLNSLPAVGLLDHNGRLFNPEKTLEETQHFLERAVGVKKESNKWTKSPLKTEPQCLHPIPATAPQPKLQEHELSPGSGLLNPTNSNGLTVLMVKNKISIPPNCTTKVMGFKMVDGKKHLVLKVIPTKQEDSTDNEVSDSHSGEDEDKISSPCSSFSPSVGSLLSLESGESNETDVKNYVKSSIKEKSKEVENHIGNQPPLIEEHAVSFERAWKIGQVYNEDTENTDKVNLSASHNVDIPSSTLQNSSPSQCQSSQSNGRSSPNEISLLCERSSNEDIKPANPSVTLSISSSELSSAISETTLSESPMAEIESSKDQMTVLSSVIDGLPVSQLAADGTTCSDALSHAKSNPEMTVVDTSQSANILQSKLPSKTIAEESLIQKATLENNKCFRNVFSLDCKPCETKSGQSPPTESHVVSDSVAEKENDSDKFETLSETTAIKALSSKTVFEESSQFLPNVSCAPNTSKTSYSDSVVVNCNSPKITTNENTESNSSLQNKISTGESTDVKEYCAEVENNSLSSLSQKVFSFHNYSKDTSGSSPDSLQPEEDPTEGMEEEECEEDFGDWSLTLPASPPFPAEQSEEDLKGNKQTGANEDSGENALERVSDSDIEVDECIATVDDSVVPVLPDSMQETACSSLSEKKQDDRAPASLKNATVLGKILEKHSDAIISQQLEKERMKSLTTVQEPVRPTRTTLRILQTPEGKQQMFLQTAETPYGVPVQLKSGAGFKLITKSCSPKINVSYVKPGIETNSKTTGLALTLNGGRIGMSAQSSNEESKGQATVQMAPSGSGNRYFVNAAALKGSLLLSSAVKSSSGEQATDMPQTCYLVQRPVSVTQVSSESIGASSKPVLATRPVLAMPVSTADKTSPLQTGRQAYLVRYIAPAKSGILLNNSNGKASNQGNQVNDGGKNRVFLKVLRGPNGTRFLSSAPYTTTSAKKPLYLATSSLQSPCFLMSSSKSLSNVSAGLKTSVSSQGLAHKLIPAQLILPQSNVQIKNRGDPDVALQKSPLVPCLTRPLSQRKRRRKALFEEMQESSSKTRRISSNTSAKKDATSVWEPFAKDVERRLRLCPFSPLQEIKCPRRNQPVVVLNHPDADIPEVASIMRSVNKYRGEVFKVVLSQSTVKTLSELSLTDPSNTLSKQKASNSSGSATSRPVGVTVQERFILKLKLKKTSRNKYEVVRSSSAGFEQQSRFCCWFCGRLFNNQEDWIGHGQRHLMEATKDWNKLF; from the coding sequence ATGGAGGTTGACCTGACATCATCAGATGATCCCCCTAAAAGCCATGACCAGGGCCAAGATGATGACACCTCACTGGACCACCTCACTTTGCCTCTTGAGTTGGCACATCAGCTTTCAGAGACAGCCTCTTGCAATGAGAATTGTGACCAAGATGAAGCACCCCCTGAGGAGTCAGGCACTGATAATCTCAACACACATGGCAAAGCTTCTGGAAAGTCTCCATGTAAGACACTGCAGGGTGCAATCTTCTCTGGAAAAATACTGAGCTTTTGTTGCTCCGAATGCAAAGACGACACCACTTACAGCCCTAACGACTTGCTTAAACATTTTCAAGGAGTTCACAAGGGAACCCTTCCAACTTATCCTTGTGATCTGTGCTCATTTGTCACCAATGAATTCTCTGCTCTCCAGCGACATCGCATTGGACATCGAAACACTTTGGTCACATGCGAGATCTGCAATGATGGGGTGCAGTATTCGCTTCTTTTGCTAACAAGGCACTTTACAGCATGCCACAGTCATAATGGACATTTCCGCTGTAAAAAGTGCGAGTTTTCAACCAGAGATGCAGGAACCTTCGTTCAACACATTCATCATCACAATGAACTTAATCAAAAATGTGTCAAATGTCCACTTGTTAGCCCCACACAGGGGGAGCTTCAGAGGCATAATCTGGTGCATTCAGGGATTTTTCCTTTTTCTTGTCAGATATGTGGCTATAGCGCAGCTCGCAGAGAGTACCTGAACAAACATCTTACGGTGGCTCATAGTGAAGAGGTGGATAGAACAATCAAACGGAAAGCAATTGAGGACAATACTGGAGTTAATTCACCTGGACTAAAACTGTTGCTTAAAAAGTCTCCTCCAGTTGGAGGATCCAGAGAAATGCAGTGGATGTCAAAACTTAACTCTCTTCCTGCCGTAGGACTGCTTGATCACAACGGCAGGTTGTTTAATCCTGAAAAAACCTTGGAGGAGACCCAGCACTTCCTCGAAAGAGCTGTTGGGGTTAAAAAAGAGAGTAATAAATGGACAAAGTCTCCCCTAAAGACTGAGCCGCAGTGTCTGCACCCCATTCCAGCAACAGCACCTCAACCAAAGTTACAAGAGCATGAGCTTAGTCCTGGAAGTGGACTTTTGAATCCTACCAACAGTAATGGACTGACCGTTCTCATGgtgaaaaataaaatttccatTCCTCCTAACTGCACCACTAAAGTCATGGGCTTTAAGATGGTAGATGGTAAAAAACATTTAGTACTTAAAGTCATACCAACAAAACAAGAGGACTCCACTGACAATGAGGTCTCTGATTCACACAGTGGTGAGGATGAAGATAAAATCAGTAGCCCCTGCTCCTCATTCTCACCAAGTGTAGGGTCTCTCCTCAGTTTAGAGTCTGGAGAATCAAATGAGACTGATGTTAAAAACTATGTGAAGTCTTCAATTAAAGAGAAGTCAAAGGAAGTTGAAAATCACATTGGCAACCAACCCCCCTTGATAGAGGAGCACGCAGTTAGTTTCGAGAGGGCATGGAAAATAGGGCAAGTTTATAATGAAGATACCGAAAACACAGACAAAGTCAACCTTTCAGCCTCACATAATGTTGACATACCATCTTCAACATTACAAAATTCATCCCCATCCCAGTGTCAGAGTAGTCAGTCCAATGGTAGATCATCACCTAATGAGATATCTTTGCTCTGTGAAAGAAGCTCCAATGAGGACATCAAGCCAGCAAATCCATCCGTCACACTTTCTATTTCATCTTCAGAGCTTTCCTCAGCTATTTCCGAGACCACGCTTTCTGAATCGCCCATGGCTGAAATAGAATCATCTAAAGACCAGATGACAGTGTTGTCTTCAGTTATCGATGGACTTCCAGTATCACAGTTGGCTGCTGATGGAACCACATGTTCTGATGCACTTTCCCATGCAAAATCAAACCCTGAAATGACCGTAGTTGACACGTCTCAAAGTGCAAATATCCTGCAATCTAAACTTCCATCTAAAACAATTGCAGAGGAATCTCTTATCCAGAAAGCTACATTAGAAAACAATAAATGCTTCAGAAATGTTTTCTCTTTAGATTGTAAACCATGCGAGACTAAATCCGGACAAAGCCCCCCTACTGAAAGTCATGTGGTCTCTGATTCAGTGGCTGAAAAAGAGAATGATTCTGATAAATTTGAGACATTATCTGAGACAACTGCAATTAAAGCCTTGTCCTCTAAAACAGTGTTTGAAGAGAGCTCTCAGTTTCTCCCAAATGTTAGCTGTGCTCCTAACACAAGTAAGACCTCATACTCGGATAGTGTAGTTGTAAATTGCAATTCCCCTAAAATAACTACAAATGAAAACACAGAGTCAAACTCtagtttacaaaataaaattagtACAGGTGAATCGACTGATGTCAAAGAATATTGCGCAGAGGTTGAAAATAACTCCCTCAGTTCCCTGAGTCAAAAAGTCTTTAGTTTTCACAATTATTCTAAAGATACCTCAGGCAGCTCACCTGATTCCCTCCAGCCTGAGGAAGATCCAACAGAGGGGATGGAGGAAGAGGAATGTGAAGAAGATTTTGGAGACTGGAGCTTAACTTTGCCTGCATCTCCTCCTTTTCCAGCAGAACAATCTGAAGAAGATTTAAAAGGTAACAAACAGACAGGGGCAAATGAAGATAGTGGAGAAAATGCATTAGAACGAGTGTCAGATAGCGATATTGAGGTTGATGAGTGTATAGCTACTGTTGACGATTCAGTCGTTCCGGTGCTTCCTGATAGCATGCAAGAAACAGCTTGCTCATCATTGTCAGAGAAGAAACAGGATGATAGGGCACCAGCAAGTTTGAAGAATGCCACTGTTTTGGGCAAAATACTTGAAAAGCACTCGGATGCCATCATTAGCCAGCAACTTGAGAAAGAAAGGATGAAGTCTTTGACTACAGTACAAGAACCTGTTAGGCCAACCAGAACAACACTTAGGATCTTGCAAACACCTGAAGGAAAACAGCAGATGTTCCTTCAAACTGCAGAGACTCCGTATGGTGTGCCGGTTCAGCTTAAAAGTGGAGCTGGGTTCAAGCTCATTACTAAGTCGTGTTCTCCCAAAATTAATGTGTCTTATGTGAAACCTGGCATTGAAACGAACAGCAAGACTACAGGACTGGCTCTCACTTTAAACGGAGGCAGAATTGGAATGTCTGCGCAAAGTTCTAATGAGGAATCTAAAGGCCAAGCAACTGTTCAAATGGCACCAAGCGGCAGTGGAAATCGCTACTTTGTCAACGCAGCTGCTCTTAAAGGTTCTCTTCTCTTATCAAGTGCCGTGAAGTCCTCATCAGGAGAACAGGCAACCGATATGCCACAGACTTGTTATTTAGTTCAGAGGCCAGTCTCTGTTACCCAAGTTAGCAGTGAGTCCATTGGTGCAAGTTCCAAGCCTGTGCTTGCAACCCGTCCTGTATTGGCAATGCCTGTGAGTACAGCTGATAAAACTAGTCCCTTGCAGACTGGGAGGCAAGCTTACTTGGTTAGATACATTGCTCCAGCTAAGTCAGGTATACTTTTGAATAATTCCAATGGAAAAGCTTCAAACCAGGGCAACCAAGTAAATGACGGTGGCAAAAACAGGGTTTTCCTTAAGGTTCTTAGAGGTCCTAATGGCACCAGATTTCTCTCTAGTGCTCCATACACCACCACCTCAGCCAAAAAGCCTCTATACCTTGCTACAAGTTCTTTACAGTCACCTTGCTTCTTAATGTCCTCAAGTAAATCTTTGAGCAATGTGTCGGCAGGCCTGAAAACATCTGTCAGTTCCCAGGGTCTTGCTCATAAACTGATTCCAGCACAGCTTATTCTACCCCAGTCAAATGTTCAAATCAAAAACAGGGGTGATCCGGATGTAGCATTACAGAAGTCACCACTTGTTCCTTGTCTCACCCGTCCACTAAGCCAAAGGAAGAGGCGGCGAAAGGCTTTGTTTGAGGAAATGCAGGAGAGCTCTTCTAAAACTAGGAGAATCTCAAGCAATACATCAGCTAAGAAAGATGCTACCTCAGTTTGGGAGCCTTTTGCAAAAGATGTCGAGAGAAGGCTGAGACTCTGTCCCTTTAGTCCACTTCAAGAAATCAAATGTCCCCGTCGAAACCAGCCTGTGGTCGTGCTGAACCACCCTGATGCCGACATTCCTGAAGTTGCTAGCATCATGAGGTCAGTGAACAAGTACAGAGGTGAAGTTTTCAAAGTGGTGCTGTCGCAGAGTACAGTTAAAACCCTCTCTGAGCTGAGCCTCACTGATCCTTCAAACACACTTTCAAAGCAGAAGGCTTCCAACAGCAGTGGCAGTGCAACATCCAGGCCAGTAGGAGTCACTGTTCAagagagatttatattaaaactcAAGTTAAAAAAGACGAGTAGAAATAAGTATGAGGTGGTGAGGTCCTCATCTGCTGGTTTTGAGCAGCAGTCAAGGTTTTGTTGCTGGTTTTGTGGGCGACTTTTCAACAACCAAGAGGATTGGATTGGCCATGGTCAACGGCATCTTATGGAGGCAACAAAAGACTGGAACAAGCTGTTCTAA